In the genome of Paralichthys olivaceus isolate ysfri-2021 chromosome 10, ASM2471397v2, whole genome shotgun sequence, the window tcatcactatcatcaccctcctcttcctcatcactatcaccctcctcttcctcatcactatcaccaccctcctcttcctcatcactatcatcaccctcctcttcctcatcactatcaccctccacctcctcatcaccctcctcttcctcatcactatcaccctccacctcctccttctcttcctcatcactatcaccaccctcctcttcctcatcactatcatcaccctcctcttcctcatcactatcaccctccacctcctccttctcttcctcatcactatcaccctccacctcctccttctcttcctcatcactatcatcaccctcctcttcctcatcaccctcctccttctcttcctcatcactatcaccctccacctcctccttctcttcctcatcactatcatcaccctcctcttcctcatcaccctcctccttctcttcctcatcactatcaccctccacctcctccttctcttcctcatcactatcatcaccctcctcttcctcatcactatcatcaccctcctcttcctcatcactatcatcaccctcctcttcctcatcaccctcctccttctcttcctcatcaccctcctcttcctcctcctccttctcctcctctccagtgTTACCTCAGGTTGCTCCGGGGCTTGAAGAAGTCCACTGAGAAGCCGAAGTAGCTTCTCTCGGGGCCGGAGAACACGAAGGGTTTGTCCACGTCCAGGTTGAAGGAGCCGGAGCTGGGGAACCGAACACAGACGAGGACGAGCAGAGCGAGAGCTGAGGGTCCTCCCGCCATGACCACAGGCTCCGGTCACTGGTTAGctagttagctagctagctagttaGTTagctagttagttagttagttaggtAGCTAGTTAGGTAGCTAGCTAGCGTCCCCACTTCGACCTAGTTTAAAATGTCGTCCTGTTAGAAACTCTCCtccagagtcacacacacaacacgtcGTCATGTAAAGTGTTCGATACCCGAGACACAGCGAACACAGAGGCCGCAGAGAGCGGAGCTCAGTCCGGCTGCTGGAGTCTGAGGAGAACcggagaggaggtgaggggaggaggcgaggagaggaggagacaggagaggaggagacatcACACATCCGGTTCatacctttttaaaataaaagtctgcTTTGATGGACGAGTAGTTTCAAGATGAccagtatataaagatgatcactgactgtatataaagatgatcactgactgtatataaagacactgactgtatataaagacgatcactgactgtatataaagacactgactgtatataaagttgatcactgactgtatataaagacgatcactgactgtatataaagacgatcactgactgtatataaagaccatcactgactgtatataaagatgatcactgactgtatataaagatgatcactgactgtatataaagaccatcactgactgtatataaagatgatcactgactgtatataaagacgatcactgactgtatataaagatgatcactgactgtatataaagatgatcactgactgtatataaagaccatcactgactgtatataaagatgatcactgactgtatataaagaccatcactgactgtatataaagacgatcactgactgtatataaagaccatcactgactgtatataaagacgatcactgactgtatataaagaccatcactgactgtatataaagatgatcactgactgtatataaagatgatcactgactgtatataaagacgatcactgactgtatataaagaccatcactgactgtatataaagacgatcactgactgtatataaagacactgactgtatataaagttgatcactgactgtatataaagacgatcactgactgtatataaagatgatcactgactgtatataaagacgatcactgactgtatataaagaccatcactgactgtatataaagatgatcactgactgtatataaagatgatcactgactgtatataaagaccatcactgactgtatataaagatgatcactgactgtatataaagatgatcactgactgtatataaagaccatcactgactgtatataaagacgatcactgactgtatataaagaccatcactgactgtatataaagatgatcactgactgtatataaagatgatcactgactgtatataaagaccatcactgactgtatataaagatgatcactgactgtatataaagacgatcactgactgtatataaagaccatcactgactgtatataaagacactgactgtatataaagaccatcactgactgtatataaagaccatcactgactgtatataaagatgatcactgactgtatataaagatgatcactgactgtatataaagatgatcactgactgtatataaagaccatcactgactgtatataaagacactgactgtatataaagacactgactgtatataaagacactgactgtatataaagacgatcactgactgtatataaagacactgactgtatataaagaccatcactgactgtatataaagaccatcactgactgtatataaagaccatcactgactgtatataaagacgatcactgactgtatataaagactgattaattttcatgcttttattgtgaaggtttCAGAGTTTGacttgatgttgttgttgacaCAGGAAGTTCATTccgtcctgtgtgtgtgtgtgtgttataatgtactcttatttttttatttcgtCTGTATATGTAGgttctgtatatatatataaatatatatatatatatatatatatatatatatatatatatatatatatataaatatatatatatatatatatacactctcCTTGTTTcctagtctcagctgtcaatcataacttCTCCCAGtttaaatatgatgaaataaCTGAAGCTGCTTCCAGAGGCTCTGTGAACAGTCTTCATACACGAGACCTCAGGTTTGTTCTGAAGTATCtcctatatataatatataatatatcctAAAGATCTCAACATCGTGGTTCTGGAGGTAAAATTCATTTTCTgaggttttcattttcaaccGTAATATTTTAACCAGCCGAGGTCGACTCAAGctacaacacagagaaacaacgTTTTATCCTCCTGTATAATCCATCCgtgttttattcatcatgttttattcacgATGTCAAGAAcaacactacccacaatcctcaggtgtaatagGGACGTGTCTGATTGCTGGAGCTCACAGTTTCTTTGGAAACGTTTATCACAACCTTGAAAATCAAGTCGGCTACGATCGgatgaggaaaagaaacaagGTTCCATtcaaggagaagcaggaaatcaTTTGAAAGGATCATCCACAATGGATTATGGGATTGTAGTTCCTTCGCTCTTTTAAATAATTCTAATTGAATGGTTTGGGATTCATCTTGTTGCTGGTCCACCTGGTTCCAGAATGAAAACTCTTGAAAATGATTGAGGAATGAACTTGTTGTTCAGAGTTCCCTGTGACTCTGTAAATCCAGCATCAGTCTCGTGCCGTGAACGCTGAGAGCAGGCTGAGTGGTTTTCGTCTTATTTGGCCATGAGCTGCTCTGAATCACTGCGTCAATGAAGTGTGCTCTAAAGAATGTGTGGGTTCACCGgagggggggtgtgtgtgtgtgtgtgtgtgtacttctatcttagtgaggaccaTTTGAAGTAAAGACCTtacggagtgaggacattttagaATAGGGAgcgaaaaaaaacaattaaaccaAATGAGTGACAACAATCAGgctgcacagagacagacacacacacaacacaacaagagaTCATCTGAGctaaaaacaactcaacaacaCAGAGGACTCTCCACCTCTGATCTTCACTGTTCAGCCTCCGCTACAACTCCATTTAGAAACATGtggctgaggagagagagcgggtcggccactaaccagaggggcatcagttcaatcccagtctgaGGCCCACCGGCACTCATACAAACGTTCACAGCGAGAGCGAGACACAGGAACATGCAGGACAGAGCTCAGCAGAGAACAAGATGAACCACCGTCCTGCAAATGGAGGGTCGTTGATTTCTGTCAGTTTAAATATTGTGTCACCTCCAGTGAGTCCTGCATGTTTCCTGATGATGAACATCAGATCAGGTATCGATGTTCTGTTATAAAACCACTTATATGTAGTTGTGTGCTGACAGGAGCTCAGTCCAGGCCCATTAAACCAGATCTCTGCTGCTGAATGTGAGTCCAGCATCATCTCACACACGTTCCTTCTTTAAGACAAATACAGTTGTTTAACACAACCTCCACCTGCTCCGTGTGTTTGATTCCCACAGTTATtatctcttcatcttcttttcctctgttctctcaaacattagaaattaaaatattagAAACCTTGTGTTTCCTGTTCCAGGGTGTGTCTGGACCTTCGGACTGATCTGAAGCTCAGCCTGCAGTTCAATGTCATCACCATTAATATATAGAATATAGTTATTGTCTTTCagtttgttcattaaaaaagaCGACaagtgtgttttatgttttttattcctCAGTCTGCAGAGACAGATTCACAGTGGGACAAATGAACTAGTGCACGTTGagtcaataatgtgacattaaaattcaagtctttatatttttaacatgaaCGGCctcaaacaaacagactgagaTTAGGTTGATGAACATATTCAGTAGCTAGTTGTGTGACAGTCAGAGCTTTGTGCCTGTTGGACCTTTGGTTTAGCAGCAAGAGCAATTTTACAAATCTTCACACGTCTAAAAATGACTCCTCTGATTTGAGGCAGATTCAGGCCGTAAACCAGAGGGTTAGTGATGGGGGGGACGATCAAAAACTCCATAGATAAAAAAACGATGGCAAATGTATTGACTTCATCAACTGTATAAAGTGAAACTTCGCACAGTATGGAGATGCAGAAGTTCAGAAAGGTGATGATGTGGGGGAGGCAGGTTTGTAACGCCTTCCCTCTGAATTCAGTCGAGCTCCTCCTGCACACCAGCAGAATACGCAGGTACGTGTACAGGACAAAGAACAGGGGGACAACGATGTATAACACAACAAGAACCTGACGAGCTATGTCCTCCGTGGTCGTGTCCACACAGGAGAGTTGAACCACAGACCAGATGGTGCAAAAAAGCCTGTGCACTTTATTTCCACACAGAGGCAAACGACTGCTGAGAtagaaaaagaagctgaaaacacacacaggggagaACAGCGCAAAAATCAGAAGATGTCGCACCATCTTCAACGTCATTCTGCTGTGATAGTGTAACGGATGGAGAATAGCAACAAACCTGTCATAGGCCATGACAGTGAGAACAGTGATCTCTTGTCCTTTATAACTGTGGATAATGTACATCTGGATGAAACAAGACATACGAGAGATGAAGTGCGAGTCAGAGAGTACGTCCACGAGGAACCTGGGGAAGAAGGCGGCCGAGCCACACAGAGAGTTTAAAGACAGGAAGCAGATAAAGATGTACATGGGCTGATGCAGAGACTTCTCCAGGCAGACTGTGAGGAAAATGACAGCGTTAGCAGAGATGATGGTCACATAGGTCATCAGACACAGGCAGAAGAACAGATATCTGAGGGGCCCGTGGTCTGCAAACAGAGTGAAGTGGAAGAAGAGAGGACTCAGGCTGCTGTTGCTCCTCATGTCTGCACAGAGAGATGGAAGAAGAGTGAGAGCGATGGAGGCACAGACAGAACAGATTACAGTTAATTCCCTTCAAACAACTTTCAACGTCAGACAATACATGTGTTGATGTGCATGAATTCATGAAAGCCTCGCTGCTCTGGTTTGAtttgaggagctgcagcatcagTGAGATCCACACTGAGGCTGAGCTCAGATTTTATCCTCTCACACAGCAGCCACGTGCACACGcctgatcagctgatcagtcctgctgctcacaaacaaactacacattctttgtttttctattcACGTGAAGTGagagtgcagtttggaaatacaCACTCCCACATacacatcagcacaaaccaCAGATTGTGTGTATGATGGATGTGTGAGGGCCACTAGGGGCcaattttaactttttaataaatgaatgaagaaaCTGGTGCAATATATAAGACACAGCAGCTTTGTGTTCATGAAACCAGTTAGGATGAAAATGATCTTATT includes:
- the LOC109646281 gene encoding olfactory receptor 6N1-like, with translation MRSNSSLSPLFFHFTLFADHGPLRYLFFCLCLMTYVTIISANAVIFLTVCLEKSLHQPMYIFICFLSLNSLCGSAAFFPRFLVDVLSDSHFISRMSCFIQMYIIHSYKGQEITVLTVMAYDRFVAILHPLHYHSRMTLKMVRHLLIFALFSPVCVFSFFFYLSSRLPLCGNKVHRLFCTIWSVVQLSCVDTTTEDIARQVLVVLYIVVPLFFVLYTYLRILLVCRRSSTEFRGKALQTCLPHIITFLNFCISILCEVSLYTVDEVNTFAIVFLSMEFLIVPPITNPLVYGLNLPQIRGVIFRRVKICKIALAAKPKVQQAQSSDCHTTSY